One stretch of Nitrospirota bacterium DNA includes these proteins:
- a CDS encoding 1-deoxy-D-xylulose-5-phosphate synthase, which translates to MILQKIKSPKDLKKLSIAEMKELAGELRDTIIERVAINGGHLASNLGVIEITIALHKVFDSPKDKFIWDVGHQSYAHKLLTGRAESFSTIRQYGGISGFPKIEESPHDAFGTGHSSTSISAALGIIEARDQKKEDFKVIAVIGDGAMTAGLAFEGLNHAGHLQKNLIVILNDNEMSISPNVGALSVYLNKIMTGELYTKFKKETRSILGRIPKVGEPMLRIAEKAEGTVKGFFVPGMLFEELGFEYVGPVDGHKIEALIETLERFKDFSRPVLIHAITKKGKGYSLAEKNPCLFHGIGPFDIETGCQPASANPTFSEVFGNCLVNLAREDSRIIAITAAMTEGTGLTEFAKAFPMRFYDVGIAEPHAVTFAAGLAVQGLKPVVAIYSTFLQRAYDEIVHDVCIQKLPVIFAIDRGGFVGEDGPTHNGAFDLSYLRHIPNMVVMAPKDENEFQDMLKTAVSYNGPCAIRYPRGRASKIPDEGNLRILPIGKAEVMREGKDILITAIGSSVLPAINASHLLEDAGIGACVVNARFAKPLDTDLLGSLAKEIKYVLTAEENTLEGGFGSAVLEYLAELNIEGLKIKRLGLPDKFIEHGSQKILRNKFGLDAEGIAKAALALAGKRERVLK; encoded by the coding sequence ATGATTTTACAGAAAATAAAAAGTCCCAAAGATCTTAAGAAACTTAGCATCGCAGAAATGAAGGAACTCGCCGGGGAATTAAGAGACACGATTATTGAGAGGGTTGCCATTAACGGCGGACACCTCGCGTCAAACCTTGGAGTCATTGAAATCACTATTGCGCTTCACAAAGTCTTTGACTCTCCGAAGGACAAATTTATATGGGATGTCGGCCATCAGTCCTATGCGCACAAGCTCCTGACCGGAAGGGCGGAGTCTTTTTCAACAATCAGGCAGTACGGCGGCATTTCAGGTTTCCCGAAAATTGAGGAAAGCCCGCACGATGCCTTTGGAACAGGACACAGTTCCACATCCATATCAGCCGCTCTGGGCATTATAGAGGCAAGAGACCAGAAGAAAGAAGACTTCAAGGTAATAGCCGTTATAGGCGACGGGGCCATGACCGCAGGGCTCGCCTTTGAAGGATTAAATCACGCAGGGCATCTGCAAAAAAATCTCATTGTCATTCTTAACGATAATGAGATGTCAATATCGCCGAATGTCGGCGCGCTTTCCGTATATCTGAATAAGATAATGACAGGCGAACTCTATACAAAATTTAAAAAAGAGACACGGTCTATCCTTGGCCGCATACCAAAGGTCGGAGAGCCCATGCTCAGGATAGCTGAGAAGGCTGAAGGCACGGTTAAGGGCTTTTTCGTCCCGGGAATGCTCTTTGAGGAATTAGGGTTTGAATATGTAGGACCTGTTGACGGTCATAAGATTGAAGCCCTCATTGAAACGCTTGAGCGTTTTAAGGATTTTTCGCGCCCCGTTTTAATTCATGCGATTACAAAAAAAGGCAAAGGCTATTCTCTGGCTGAGAAAAACCCGTGCCTCTTCCACGGCATTGGACCTTTTGATATTGAAACAGGCTGTCAGCCTGCATCTGCAAACCCGACCTTCAGCGAGGTATTCGGCAACTGCCTTGTAAATCTCGCAAGGGAAGACAGCCGCATTATCGCAATAACAGCTGCAATGACCGAGGGCACCGGACTGACGGAATTTGCAAAGGCATTTCCAATGAGATTTTACGACGTTGGCATTGCCGAGCCCCACGCAGTAACATTTGCAGCAGGGCTTGCGGTGCAGGGATTAAAACCGGTCGTTGCAATATATTCCACATTTTTGCAGAGGGCGTATGACGAGATTGTGCACGATGTCTGCATTCAAAAACTTCCAGTGATTTTTGCAATTGACCGCGGAGGCTTTGTCGGTGAAGACGGGCCTACGCATAACGGCGCATTTGACCTTTCATATCTCAGGCATATCCCCAATATGGTTGTCATGGCGCCAAAGGATGAAAATGAATTTCAGGACATGCTTAAAACCGCGGTTTCTTACAACGGGCCATGCGCAATAAGATATCCGAGGGGGCGTGCATCAAAAATTCCAGATGAAGGGAACCTGCGGATACTTCCAATTGGAAAAGCTGAAGTAATGAGAGAAGGCAAAGACATCTTAATCACTGCAATCGGAAGTTCCGTTCTGCCTGCGATAAACGCCTCGCACCTGCTTGAAGACGCTGGAATAGGCGCATGCGTGGTAAATGCAAGATTTGCAAAACCCCTTGATACTGATTTGCTTGGCAGTCTTGCAAAAGAAATTAAGTATGTCCTCACAGCAGAGGAAAATACCCTTGAGGGCGGTTTTGGAAGCGCAGTGCTTGAATATTTAGCAGAGCTTAACATTGAAGGGCTGAAAATAAAAAGGCTTGGACTGCCGGATAAATTTATTGAGCATGGTTCGCAAAAAATACTTAGAAATAAATTCGGTCTGGATGCAGAAGGGATTGCAAAGGCAGCATTGGCTTTGGCCGGCAAACGGGAAAGGGTTTTAAAATAA
- a CDS encoding polyprenyl synthetase family protein, producing MDLNSYLKKNYRLVDSFLKSYISSTRKNNSCPKNLHRSMGYSLMAGGKRLRPIFAIAGHEAVGGRAGSIVPIAASLELIHTYSLIHDDLPAMDDDDLRRNKPTNHKVFGEATAILAGDALLTDAFSIVSNANTKPDALLNIIRELTYACGPHGMVGGQTADILLEGKKAKKSDLLYIHTHKTGALIRASVRIGAILGGASRKELNALSEYGENVGLAFQIVDDILDITGTDEELGKSAGADILRGKNTYPSVFGMETSKEEAKILIENSLDAIRDFNSKADPLREIAKYILRRRN from the coding sequence ATGGATTTAAATTCTTATCTTAAAAAAAACTACAGGCTTGTAGACAGCTTTTTAAAAAGTTATATTTCTTCAACGAGAAAAAACAACTCTTGCCCGAAAAACCTTCACAGATCAATGGGTTATTCTTTAATGGCAGGCGGTAAAAGACTGCGTCCTATTTTTGCAATTGCAGGACATGAGGCAGTGGGCGGAAGAGCCGGTAGTATCGTCCCTATTGCGGCGTCCCTTGAACTGATCCATACATACTCGCTTATACATGACGACCTTCCAGCCATGGACGACGATGACCTGAGAAGGAATAAGCCTACAAATCACAAGGTTTTTGGAGAGGCCACTGCAATACTTGCAGGCGATGCCCTGCTGACAGACGCCTTTAGTATAGTCTCAAATGCCAATACCAAGCCGGATGCACTGCTTAATATCATCAGGGAACTGACGTATGCCTGCGGGCCGCACGGTATGGTCGGCGGACAGACGGCTGATATACTGCTTGAGGGCAAAAAAGCAAAAAAGAGCGACCTCCTTTATATTCATACACATAAGACAGGCGCGCTTATCCGGGCGTCGGTGCGCATAGGGGCGATACTTGGAGGAGCCTCACGGAAAGAGCTTAATGCGCTGTCAGAATACGGAGAAAATGTTGGGCTTGCCTTCCAGATTGTAGATGATATTTTAGATATAACAGGCACTGATGAGGAATTGGGAAAATCAGCAGGCGCTGATATTTTAAGGGGGAAAAACACCTACCCTTCTGTATTCGGTATGGAAACATCAAAGGAAGAGGCAAAAATTCTCATAGAAAACTCCCTTGATGCTATCAGAGATTTTAACAGCAAGGCAGACCCGCTCAGGGAAATTGCAAAGTATATTTTAAGGAGACGGAATTAG
- a CDS encoding NifU family protein: MLKEKVEAVLSKIKPMLQRDGGDVELVTVESDGVVKVRLVGACGACPMSTMTLKNAIEATIKKEIPEIKSVVQV, from the coding sequence ATGCTTAAGGAAAAAGTTGAGGCTGTATTAAGTAAAATTAAACCGATGCTTCAGAGGGACGGCGGTGATGTTGAGCTTGTCACTGTTGAATCTGACGGTGTGGTAAAGGTGAGGCTGGTAGGGGCATGCGGGGCGTGTCCGATGTCTACGATGACGCTTAAAAATGCCATTGAAGCCACGATAAAGAAGGAGATTCCTGAGATTAAATCAGTGGTGCAGGTGTAA
- a CDS encoding DUF1858 domain-containing protein, whose amino-acid sequence METKTEVTKNSIIGDVIKSVPGAKEVVQKYFGSGCFTCPGINMETITFGAAMHNMDPEKIVDEIKKLSPTQ is encoded by the coding sequence ATGGAAACAAAAACTGAAGTGACAAAAAATTCAATAATAGGGGATGTCATTAAGTCAGTCCCCGGCGCAAAGGAAGTTGTTCAGAAGTATTTCGGCTCGGGCTGTTTTACGTGTCCCGGCATTAATATGGAAACGATAACCTTCGGAGCGGCAATGCATAATATGGACCCTGAGAAAATAGTTGATGAGATTAAAAAATTATCTCCAACCCAATAA
- a CDS encoding YHS domain-containing protein, with product MAQDPVCKMNVDENKSAGTSSYKGKTYYFCAKNCKEKFDREPEKYAGGSSCGCHSCH from the coding sequence ATGGCGCAGGATCCGGTTTGTAAAATGAATGTTGATGAAAACAAATCCGCTGGAACAAGCTCTTACAAAGGCAAGACATATTATTTCTGTGCAAAGAACTGTAAGGAAAAATTTGACAGAGAACCTGAAAAATATGCTGGCGGGAGCAGTTGCGGCTGTCACAGTTGTCACTAA
- a CDS encoding YHS domain-containing protein, with protein sequence MKGGEWTSGNSQKKADTALDPVCGMSVSLDKAAATSKYKDMTYYFCSVKCRERFDKEPEKYLQDSGADRHNHP encoded by the coding sequence ATGAAGGGCGGGGAATGGACCTCAGGGAATAGTCAGAAAAAGGCAGACACAGCGCTGGATCCCGTCTGCGGGATGAGTGTCAGTTTGGACAAGGCTGCTGCAACAAGCAAGTATAAAGACATGACTTATTATTTCTGTTCTGTAAAATGCAGGGAAAGATTTGATAAAGAGCCTGAAAAGTATCTTCAGGATTCAGGGGCTGACAGGCATAACCATCCATAA
- a CDS encoding heavy metal translocating P-type ATPase, translating into MVTDPVCKMTIHEKDAAGTSVYNGTTYHFCSITCKEDFDKDPEAYLKVSSLEFGACLPAGKVRSESPSVPPLTKGGKGGFDMAKDPVCGMVVDKERSLKIQQGGRTYYFCSQGCVRTFEAPEAELKSMKRRVAIALTGVLALAIFRTAVFLGLAAGATILTWVPILWLPWFTWGVWLFIITTPIMIFGGKGFFIGAWHAIKDRAANMDLLIALGTSTAYIYSAFVVFFPSVLPVDEKNVYFEVSAIIIAFVLLGKYMEEIIKKRSSAAIRKLLDLKPQTARVMRQGSRSQGVKGSSAMEEMEIPAESVMIDDIVIVRPGEKIPTDGIVTEGHSSVDEKMLTGESVPVEKKTGDEVIGGTINKTGAFKFRAIRIGSETTLSQIIKMVEEAQTSSSHIQRLADKVASYFVPAVIGAAFLSAIVWMLIGNPTMALLSFVAVLIIACPCALGIATPAALMVGVGKGAELGILIRGAEYLERAEKLNVVVFDKTGTLTKGEPEVTEIVASESVSEGEILQLAAIAEKGSEHPLAEAILKRANMTGLAIPDAETFEAVPGHGVKVKSQGKEILIGNRRLMKDFDIGIQDKESVISELEEKGNTVMIVARDKKFIGLIAVADTLKENAEDVVKGLKGEGIQVVMLTGDNEKTAKAIGSKVGIDRIIANVLPGEKAKVIKDLQAEGKVVAMVGDGINDSPALAQAEIGIAIGRGSDVAKETGGIILVRDDLRDVIRGIRLSRATMRKIKQNLFWAFVYNSVGIPLAAIGLLNPIIAAAAMSLSSLSVVTNSALLKRVKV; encoded by the coding sequence ATGGTAACTGATCCGGTCTGCAAAATGACAATTCACGAAAAGGACGCCGCAGGAACGTCTGTTTATAATGGCACGACATATCACTTCTGCTCAATAACCTGCAAGGAAGATTTTGATAAAGACCCGGAGGCATATTTAAAAGTTTCAAGTTTAGAGTTTGGAGCCTGCCTGCCGGCAGGCAAGGTTCGGAGTGAATCCCCCTCCGTCCCCCCTTTGACAAAGGGGGGCAAGGGGGGATTTGATATGGCTAAGGACCCGGTCTGCGGAATGGTTGTGGATAAGGAACGCTCATTGAAGATACAGCAGGGCGGCAGGACTTATTACTTTTGCAGTCAGGGCTGTGTAAGGACCTTTGAGGCGCCTGAGGCGGAACTAAAGTCCATGAAAAGAAGGGTCGCCATTGCCCTCACAGGCGTCCTTGCACTTGCAATTTTCAGGACGGCGGTTTTTCTCGGGCTTGCGGCCGGAGCCACAATCTTAACATGGGTCCCTATTCTATGGCTGCCGTGGTTTACGTGGGGTGTGTGGCTGTTTATTATTACAACGCCTATTATGATTTTTGGCGGGAAAGGGTTTTTTATCGGTGCATGGCATGCAATTAAAGACCGTGCGGCAAACATGGATTTGCTGATTGCTCTCGGCACTTCTACTGCCTATATTTACAGCGCGTTTGTTGTTTTCTTTCCAAGTGTCTTGCCTGTTGATGAGAAAAACGTTTATTTTGAAGTGTCGGCCATAATAATCGCCTTTGTTCTTCTTGGAAAATACATGGAGGAGATAATTAAAAAAAGGAGTTCTGCCGCTATCCGCAAACTTCTTGACCTTAAGCCGCAGACGGCAAGAGTTATGAGACAGGGGTCAAGGAGTCAAGGGGTCAAGGGGTCAAGTGCAATGGAGGAAATGGAGATTCCTGCGGAGTCTGTGATGATTGATGATATTGTGATTGTCAGGCCCGGGGAGAAAATACCGACCGACGGAATTGTCACGGAAGGACACTCATCTGTAGATGAAAAGATGCTGACCGGTGAAAGTGTCCCTGTTGAGAAGAAGACTGGAGATGAAGTCATAGGCGGTACAATAAACAAGACAGGGGCCTTTAAGTTCAGGGCGATAAGGATTGGCTCTGAAACTACACTGAGCCAGATAATAAAGATGGTGGAAGAGGCACAGACGTCATCGTCTCATATTCAGCGGCTTGCCGATAAGGTAGCGTCATACTTTGTTCCGGCGGTTATAGGTGCGGCGTTTTTATCTGCAATCGTATGGATGCTTATCGGTAATCCGACAATGGCGCTTTTGTCTTTTGTAGCGGTTTTAATTATTGCCTGCCCCTGCGCGCTCGGCATAGCCACGCCTGCGGCGCTTATGGTCGGAGTAGGCAAGGGTGCAGAACTTGGGATACTCATAAGAGGAGCTGAATATCTTGAAAGGGCTGAAAAACTGAATGTAGTGGTCTTTGACAAGACCGGTACTCTTACGAAAGGTGAGCCCGAGGTGACAGAAATAGTGGCAAGTGAAAGTGTCAGTGAAGGTGAAATATTACAACTTGCGGCAATCGCTGAAAAAGGCTCAGAGCATCCTCTGGCTGAGGCAATTTTAAAAAGGGCGAATATGACCGGGCTTGCCATACCGGATGCAGAGACATTTGAGGCTGTTCCAGGGCATGGCGTTAAAGTAAAGTCTCAGGGAAAAGAAATACTGATAGGCAACAGAAGACTTATGAAAGATTTTGATATTGGCATACAGGATAAAGAGTCTGTAATCTCAGAGCTTGAAGAAAAGGGCAATACCGTAATGATTGTTGCGAGAGATAAAAAATTTATCGGGTTGATTGCAGTTGCAGATACTTTAAAGGAAAACGCAGAAGATGTAGTGAAGGGGCTTAAAGGTGAAGGCATTCAGGTTGTAATGCTGACGGGGGACAATGAAAAAACTGCAAAGGCCATTGGCTCTAAAGTAGGAATTGATAGAATTATTGCAAATGTCCTACCCGGTGAAAAGGCTAAAGTTATTAAAGACCTTCAGGCTGAAGGAAAAGTTGTGGCAATGGTGGGAGACGGGATTAATGATTCCCCTGCACTTGCACAAGCAGAAATCGGTATTGCAATAGGCCGCGGCTCTGACGTGGCAAAGGAAACAGGCGGCATCATACTTGTCAGGGATGATTTAAGGGATGTCATAAGAGGGATACGCCTGAGCCGGGCAACGATGAGAAAAATTAAGCAGAATCTTTTCTGGGCTTTTGTTTACAACAGCGTGGGGATTCCCCTTGCGGCAATCGGGCTGCTGAATCCGATAATTGCTGCGGCGGCAATGTCGCTCAGCTCGCTTTCAGTTGTAACAAATTCAGCGTTGCTTAAGAGGGTGAAAGTTTAA
- a CDS encoding YajQ family cyclic di-GMP-binding protein has product MADEHSFDIASKVDLQEVTNAVQQALKEISQRFDFKGSKSNIELDKGKNEILVLSDDEPKLKSVIEILKDKFVKRKISLKSLVFGKMEPSLSGTVKQVITLQQGIPSDKAKEIVKLVKDTKLKVQCEIQKDQVRVRAKKIDDLQAVMKFLREKDLGIHMEFVNYR; this is encoded by the coding sequence ATGGCGGATGAACATTCTTTTGATATTGCAAGCAAGGTGGACCTTCAGGAGGTTACAAATGCCGTTCAGCAGGCCCTGAAGGAAATCAGCCAGAGGTTTGATTTCAAGGGAAGCAAGAGTAATATTGAGCTTGATAAGGGTAAGAATGAAATACTTGTGCTGTCGGATGATGAGCCCAAGCTTAAAAGCGTCATAGAAATACTAAAAGACAAATTTGTCAAAAGAAAAATATCTCTGAAGTCACTTGTTTTTGGAAAAATGGAGCCGTCTCTTTCCGGAACCGTGAAGCAGGTCATAACCCTTCAACAGGGCATACCTTCTGACAAGGCAAAAGAAATCGTAAAGCTTGTCAAGGACACGAAACTTAAGGTACAGTGTGAAATCCAGAAAGACCAGGTCAGGGTGAGGGCCAAGAAGATTGACGACCTTCAGGCAGTGATGAAATTCCTCAGGGAAAAGGATTTGGGCATACACATGGAGTTTGTGAATTACAGGTGA
- a CDS encoding cysteine--tRNA ligase yields the protein MGFLYNIRRDYRAVFEKDPAARNGFEVILAYPGFHAILLHRINHFLWKIGIPVIPRFLSHVGRFLTGIEIHPAAKIGAGFFIDHGMGVVIGETSEIGENVLIYQGVTLGGTGKEKGKRHPTLGNNVIVGTGAKILGAVTIGDNVTIGANSVVLKSIPGNSIVVGVPGRVTKKKIIRMTTEEGLKEVVDTFPDPMSERMEDLEARINEIEKRTEDMEKHKEKASNIRIYNTLTGKKEEFAPVVKGNVGMYVCGITAYDVCHLGHARSAIVFDAIKRYLKYSGFQVRHVRNITDIDDKIINRAAKENVSTGEIAKKYTDEYYIDMDRLGVSRADVEPKATEHIKEMIDTIKTLVEKGYAYSVAGDVYFEVSKFSDYGKLAKRNLDEMMAGARVDVDEKKRNPMDFALWKASKPGEPSWDSPWGKGRPGWHIECTAMSSKYLGETFDLHGGGADLIFPHHENEIAQSEAATGKPFVKYWVHNGFITIDKEKMSKSLGNFFTIKEIMDKYEPEVVRYFLLATHYRSPIEFSDAQLNEMEVSIDRYYSTVLRINDFLESGGDVDKIPASVQDFEKQTEALREKFRDAMDDDFNTALALGNIFEFIREVNKFLDAKPSGQKAKEIVSRAKDALVEVGNVLNIFNKSPEQWYSALMKVKNVGFSDDDIRKKIAERQEARQKKDWAQADAVRKELEEKGIILEDKKDTTRWKIKVG from the coding sequence ATGGGTTTCCTATATAACATAAGGCGTGATTACAGGGCGGTTTTTGAGAAGGACCCGGCTGCAAGAAACGGGTTTGAAGTTATCTTAGCATATCCCGGCTTTCATGCAATTCTTCTTCACAGGATTAATCACTTCCTCTGGAAGATAGGGATACCTGTCATACCAAGGTTTTTATCGCATGTAGGCAGATTCCTGACCGGCATTGAAATACACCCGGCTGCAAAAATCGGCGCCGGATTTTTTATTGACCACGGCATGGGCGTTGTCATCGGAGAGACATCGGAGATAGGAGAGAATGTGCTTATCTATCAGGGAGTTACTCTCGGGGGCACCGGTAAGGAAAAAGGGAAACGGCATCCTACCCTCGGCAATAATGTAATTGTTGGCACCGGCGCAAAGATACTCGGCGCAGTAACTATCGGAGACAATGTCACAATAGGAGCCAACTCCGTTGTGCTTAAATCAATTCCGGGCAATTCAATAGTCGTAGGCGTGCCGGGCAGGGTAACAAAAAAGAAGATAATCAGGATGACCACTGAAGAAGGATTAAAGGAAGTTGTGGACACTTTCCCGGACCCGATGTCAGAGAGGATGGAAGACCTTGAAGCCAGGATTAATGAAATTGAAAAGAGGACGGAAGACATGGAAAAACACAAGGAAAAAGCAAGCAATATCCGCATTTATAACACCCTTACCGGAAAGAAAGAGGAATTTGCGCCGGTTGTAAAGGGAAATGTTGGAATGTATGTTTGCGGGATAACGGCATATGATGTGTGTCACCTGGGACATGCAAGGAGCGCCATTGTATTTGACGCCATCAAGAGATACCTTAAGTACAGCGGTTTTCAGGTAAGGCATGTCAGGAATATCACTGACATTGACGACAAGATAATAAACAGGGCTGCAAAGGAAAACGTCTCTACCGGGGAAATCGCAAAAAAATATACGGATGAATATTACATTGACATGGACAGGCTCGGCGTAAGCAGGGCTGATGTTGAGCCAAAGGCTACCGAGCATATAAAAGAGATGATAGACACCATTAAAACGCTTGTTGAAAAGGGCTATGCTTACAGTGTTGCCGGCGACGTGTATTTTGAGGTCAGTAAATTCTCTGATTACGGCAAGCTCGCAAAGAGGAATCTCGATGAGATGATGGCAGGCGCAAGGGTTGATGTAGATGAAAAAAAGAGAAATCCGATGGATTTTGCCCTGTGGAAGGCATCAAAGCCCGGCGAGCCTTCATGGGACAGCCCGTGGGGCAAGGGCCGACCCGGCTGGCATATTGAATGCACTGCAATGTCGTCAAAGTATCTAGGGGAGACTTTTGATTTGCACGGCGGCGGAGCTGACCTTATATTCCCGCACCATGAAAATGAAATTGCACAGAGCGAGGCGGCGACCGGCAAGCCGTTTGTAAAATACTGGGTGCATAACGGGTTTATCACCATTGACAAGGAAAAGATGTCCAAGTCACTTGGAAATTTTTTCACGATTAAAGAAATCATGGATAAGTATGAGCCTGAGGTTGTCAGGTACTTCCTGCTTGCAACTCATTACAGAAGCCCCATTGAGTTTTCTGACGCACAGCTTAACGAGATGGAAGTATCCATTGACAGATATTATTCAACGGTACTCAGGATTAATGATTTTCTTGAGTCGGGCGGAGATGTGGATAAGATACCTGCCTCGGTGCAGGACTTTGAAAAACAAACAGAAGCCTTAAGAGAAAAGTTCAGGGATGCAATGGATGATGATTTTAACACAGCGCTTGCGCTTGGAAATATCTTTGAATTCATCAGAGAGGTAAATAAATTTCTTGATGCAAAACCCTCGGGGCAAAAGGCAAAGGAGATTGTATCAAGGGCCAAGGATGCGCTTGTTGAAGTAGGAAATGTGCTGAATATATTTAATAAGAGCCCGGAACAATGGTACAGCGCTCTGATGAAGGTGAAGAACGTAGGATTTTCAGATGATGATATCAGGAAAAAGATAGCGGAAAGACAGGAGGCAAGACAGAAAAAAGACTGGGCGCAGGCTGATGCTGTAAGAAAGGAGCTTGAAGAAAAAGGCATAATTCTTGAGGATAAAAAAGATACTACAAGATGGAAGATTAAGGTAGGGTAA
- a CDS encoding YggS family pyridoxal phosphate-dependent enzyme produces the protein MAIDDAIKAVRDRIKKAALRAGRNPEEIKLIAVTKTVSLEKIAEAVRAGVVIFGENRVQEAHEKISNFKFQISNLKIEWHLIGHLQSNKTKNAVQLFDLIHSIDSAGLAEEVNRQAEKINKVQRALVEVKLSEEETKHGVSENNLMPLLEKTNNLQNLKLEGLMTMPPFFDDPERARPYFRRLRKLRDDINKIQDSRFKIQDLSMGMSNDFEVAIEEGATMVRIGTAIFGERE, from the coding sequence ATGGCGATAGATGATGCGATTAAGGCAGTAAGAGACAGAATTAAAAAAGCTGCACTCAGGGCAGGGAGAAATCCTGAAGAAATAAAACTCATTGCAGTTACAAAGACCGTTAGTTTAGAAAAGATAGCAGAGGCGGTAAGGGCAGGAGTGGTAATCTTTGGAGAGAACAGGGTGCAGGAAGCCCATGAAAAAATTTCAAATTTCAAATTTCAAATTTCAAATTTAAAGATTGAGTGGCATTTGATAGGGCATTTGCAGAGCAATAAAACTAAAAATGCTGTTCAGTTGTTTGACCTCATACATTCAATAGATTCTGCCGGACTTGCAGAGGAAGTAAACAGGCAGGCGGAAAAGATAAATAAAGTTCAGAGGGCGCTTGTTGAGGTGAAATTGTCAGAAGAAGAAACAAAGCACGGGGTTTCTGAAAATAATTTGATGCCCCTGCTTGAAAAAACAAACAACCTGCAGAATTTAAAACTTGAGGGTTTAATGACAATGCCGCCTTTTTTTGACGACCCTGAAAGAGCAAGACCATATTTTAGGAGGTTAAGAAAATTAAGAGATGATATTAATAAGATTCAAGATTCAAGATTCAAGATTCAAGATTTATCAATGGGGATGTCAAATGATTTTGAAGTTGCAATTGAGGAAGGTGCGACAATGGTCAGGATAGGGACGGCGATTTTTGGGGAGAGGGAATAA
- the proC gene encoding pyrroline-5-carboxylate reductase yields MIGFIGGGNMAEAIIKGLRGQGFKGSKEEIIVSEPREDRRQYLEKNYGVKTTSLNKDAVSLCDIIILAVKPQNMDAVLDEISAAVTDDKTVVSIAAGITLAFLSSKLKTKKLIRIMPNTPALVQEGMSVMSMCECIHDKDIAIVRDILMSIGKVITLPEKYMDAVTALSGSGPAFIAFFIEAMIDAGVKTGLGRDHASELAVQTIIGTAELLKTGMTPEKLREMVTSPGGTTAAGLKAFEEKNFNDIIAYVIEAAVKRAKELGGW; encoded by the coding sequence ATGATAGGTTTCATTGGCGGCGGGAACATGGCGGAAGCCATCATAAAGGGTCTGAGGGGTCAAGGGTTCAAGGGTTCAAAGGAAGAAATAATTGTCTCGGAGCCGAGGGAGGACAGGAGGCAGTACCTTGAGAAGAACTACGGGGTGAAAACAACTTCTTTAAATAAAGATGCTGTGTCTTTGTGTGATATTATAATCCTTGCCGTTAAGCCCCAGAATATGGATGCGGTGCTTGATGAAATCAGCGCTGCAGTTACAGATGATAAAACAGTGGTTTCAATTGCCGCAGGCATTACGCTTGCGTTTTTATCTTCAAAATTAAAGACGAAAAAACTAATCAGGATCATGCCGAATACTCCGGCGCTTGTTCAGGAAGGGATGTCTGTCATGTCCATGTGCGAGTGCATTCATGATAAAGATATTGCAATAGTCAGAGATATCTTAATGTCCATAGGGAAAGTGATTACATTGCCTGAAAAATATATGGATGCCGTGACTGCCCTGTCAGGCAGCGGGCCTGCGTTCATTGCATTTTTTATTGAGGCAATGATAGATGCCGGAGTAAAAACGGGATTAGGCAGGGACCATGCGTCAGAACTTGCAGTGCAGACTATTATCGGCACGGCAGAGCTTCTTAAGACAGGTATGACGCCTGAGAAATTAAGGGAAATGGTAACATCACCCGGAGGCACGACTGCCGCAGGGCTGAAGGCATTTGAGGAAAAAAACTTTAATGATATTATTGCCTATGTTATTGAGGCGGCGGTAAAGAGGGCAAAGGAATTGGGGGGTTGGTGA
- a CDS encoding YggT family protein, protein MFILANLISAAAQILDIALSAYMWIVIIAALISWVNPDPYNPIVRFLHSVTDPVLRPIRRRLGFGFGIDISPMIVILIIIFIRRFLVSSLIEMALKIKS, encoded by the coding sequence ATGTTTATACTTGCTAATTTAATATCAGCCGCAGCGCAGATACTGGACATAGCGCTGTCGGCATACATGTGGATTGTGATAATTGCAGCGCTTATAAGCTGGGTGAATCCGGACCCGTATAATCCTATCGTGAGGTTTTTACACTCGGTGACTGACCCTGTCCTGAGGCCGATAAGAAGGAGGCTTGGTTTCGGGTTCGGCATTGATATATCGCCCATGATAGTGATACTGATAATTATCTTTATCAGGCGTTTTCTGGTATCATCTTTGATTGAGATGGCGTTGAAAATTAAAAGTTAA